The segment ACAACTATGTCTGCTTCAGGTAAAGTCTGGAATAAATCATCGAGGCGTCCTTTCATTGTATTTATGACTTCCGTTGCTTCAGCAAGGTAAGTTTGTTTCCCTTCCGGAGTATTTTCATAATAAAATTGGGGATCAGTTCTCAGGAATTCAAAAAAGTCCTGAAGTGTTCCGTCAAATCCCACCGTATCCATAATTTTCTCCATTTCTCCATGAATTCGGGAAACTTCATTCAACCCAATTTCATGAATTTCTTCAGCAGTAAGATCTGTTGTAGTTGTCCTTTTTAAAGCATTATTATAAAAAGCATCTCCTTTAGGGAATTTCCAGGCACCATGATCGGTAGTAGCCCGTTGTTGCTGATCTTCCAGTTTGGCTATTAATTTTTCATAAGCAGGCTTTACTGATGTTAAAAGGGCCTGCTCTGCACTTACTAACAATTCTCTTTCCACCTCATCTTCCAGATCCAAAGCTTCCACTTTTTCTTTAAAATCATGAAGAAGGGTACTGGCTTCCTTAGAAGTCTCAAAAGGTTTCCCTTTCAGAATATTTTTGGAGGCATCAACCGTTCTCTCAAATACAAAGGCTGGTGGCACTATTCCATTTTGCTCCCTTAGGTTCATACCTTCGATAATTTCATCAAACACTCTCGGTAGATCATTAAGACGCGAAATATAATTCTTAGCATCGGCTACAGAATCAATTCGGTGCATATTAATAAGAAAAGCTAGGTAGGCTGGTATGCTGCCCCCTCATTTGATTTATAGGATAATCATAAAACCTGTATTTATAGTCTTCGATCCTATTTTCAAGATCCTGTCTGTACAGCCTGTAACTAAGATTAGCCTCCTCGTCCAGAGCTTCTTCGTCTACCTCATCTTTGAGGTAACTTAAGCGTCTTTTATACTTTTCGAGATCTTCAGCAAGTTTAATATTCGAGAAATCATCAAATTTTCCATAATCGGTTTTAAGCCCCAACTGCGTTTGAAGCATAGGAGAATCTGCCAAATCTTCCTGAAATTGGTCGTCCAGATATTGATTAAATTCTAATGACTGCCTTTCAATCTCTTCTTCGGAAAAATTTCCCTCCGTTTTATCTTTACACGACATAAAGCCTGAAAAAATGAAGAGGATAACTGCTACTTTAAGTCTTTTCATATTCAATTATTCTAAAACAGAAAATTTAATAAATGAATCTCCGTATACTTTGTGAGTCTGCTTCTTAAAATCTTCTTCTTTTGCCTCAAAAATGTTAGGGACATAAATTTGCGGATTAAGATCAATCAGAGGAAACCAGGTACTCTGAACCTGTACCTGAAGCTTATGTCCCTTTTTAAAAGTATGATTCACGTCCTGTAAATTAAACGTGACATCAGTCTTCTTATTGGCTTCAAAAGGTTCTGGTTTTTCAAAACTGTTTCTAAAGCGGCCCCTTATAACTTCACTCCTAACCATCATATGATAGTTGCTCATTCGCAGATGGTCCTGCATTTCTTCAGAATCCTCAGCATCAGGAGGATATACATCTATTATTTTCACGATCCAGTCTGCCGCAGTACCCGTGGTAGCAACCTTTAAATGTGCTTCTATAGCACTTAGCAAGAGTCATATCTTTATCCAAAACCGGAGTCTCATACACAAGCACATCAGGACGTCGCGCGGCAAAGCGTTGATCATCTGTCATGTATTTTCTTGGTGTAAACACAGCCTTTATATCTTCTGAATACGGCACCTACTTTTTAGGATCACTCACAAAAGAAACTTCTGCCTTTGAAGGTATACTGGTCAATTTCTCATCTTCCCCTAAATAAAATCTTTTACTCCTTACACCTTCCGGAGGCCATGATTCAAAAGATTTCCAGGTCATAAGACT is part of the Antarcticibacterium sp. 1MA-6-2 genome and harbors:
- a CDS encoding DUF885 family protein; translated protein: MKRLKVAVILFIFSGFMSCKDKTEGNFSEEEIERQSLEFNQYLDDQFQEDLADSPMLQTQLGLKTDYGKFDDFSNIKLAEDLEKYKRRLSYLKDEVDEEALDEEANLSYRLYRQDLENRIEDYKYRFYDYPINQMRGQHTSLPSFSY
- a CDS encoding DUF885 domain-containing protein, which codes for MHRIDSVADAKNYISRLNDLPRVFDEIIEGMNLREQNGIVPPAFVFERTVDASKNILKGKPFETSKEASTLLHDFKEKVEALDLEDEVERELLVSAEQALLTSVKPAYEKLIAKLEDQQQRATTDHGAWKFPKGDAFYNNALKRTTTTDLTAEEIHEIGLNEVSRIHGEMEKIMDTVGFDGTLQDFFEFLRTDPQFYYENTPEGKQTYLAEATEVINTMKGRLDDLFQTLPEADIVVKAVEPFRERSAGKAFYQPPALDGSRPGTYYANLYDMSAMPKYQLEALAYHEGIPGHHMQIAIAQELDSIPDFRKFSFYTAYIEGWGLYSELLPKEIGLFYEDPYSDFGRLAMELWRAVRLVVDTGIHAKKWTREEGIDYYKKNTPNAESDAVKMVERHIVFPGQATAYKIGMIKILELREFAKTELGEEFDLREFHDVVLLNGAVPLNILEENVQEWVNTRK